In the genome of Brachypodium distachyon strain Bd21 chromosome 3, Brachypodium_distachyon_v3.0, whole genome shotgun sequence, the window TTGTTTTCCCCTTGACTCATGCATGCTGCGAATTTCTGCTGGTTGTGGACTTGTGGTTGAGATTACCTTCAGTATGACTGGTTATGGCTGGGTCGACAAGGCTTGAACGAAGCTGGGGATATCAATCCACCAGTAGTCATTTTCAGTTATGTTTGTTCCTAAAAAGTCTTTTCGTGTGTTTATATCTAGGAAGCTTACCAGACTGGACAGAGATGATGACTATGACGTCGCTCCAACTTTGGTTTGCATAGCAGCCGTATTTTGTTAATTCATTAATGTCCATGAGCCCATGGCAAGCATTTTTCTTTGATCATTACTCTAGAGATAGGGCCATCAAGATGAATTTATCATGTGCTTTGTATTGACTCCTTCAAGCGCTCTGTTTATCTTTATGCATTGCGTGTGTATACATCCCTGCGAAAATTAGTTTAAGTTTAAGGATCCTGGTTAGATACTTTGAACCAACTACCAACTGCAGTTGGATTTACAGAGAATAACCCCAGCGCAGCAGAGCGTGCTCATCTTGCTCGTTCTTTCTACATTTTAAAGCCTGGTGGTTCTGCAAATGCTCGCTTTCTGGCTTCATAAACTGTGCTAGGGACAGGGAAGCCCAGAAGTTACTACCAGTCCCCACAGACAGCCAGGTCGTTCAAGGCAGCAGCATCATCCTTTCGTTGTCAAAAAAAGGAAGCAGCATCAGGTGCCAGGGGTAAGGCCAAAGGCTGGTACACATTATCGCTTTCTGCTTTTCTTGTGCCTGCAGTTCGAAATATGCCTGCCCCTCCCAGAACACACTCCAAGGATCCCTGCTgagatgtatatatatgatccTGTCAGTTTTGGTTGCATCAGGGATTCAGATCTCAGGCGTGGATAATACTACTGATCGATCAGTACGTAACATCTGCCATAGCCTGGCCTGCTGATCTAGCAAGATAGAGGCCATCGACCCATATTCCATGCAAATGCCTTTCTGCCCGAAGCTGTGGGACCGGAGCCCGACCCCGCCCGAGAACAGCATCGCCATCGATGGCACCGTGGTCGTCACCAACAACTTCGGCTTGTCCGCGCCCGGCAAGTCCACCACACTGCGCCTCTTCAGCGGCACGCAGATTGATCACCGTGAGTCCCAAATAGTGTCTGTTGATTCCATTTGTTTGTGAAATTTTCCATTTGTGTTTGTGCAAACTGCAAGCCTGTAATGGAGATACTGGGTGATATATGCAGAGACGAGGAAGGGGAAGCTGAgcggggaggcggcgctgaGGGGCGGCAAGAAGAGCAAGCACGGGAAGACGAGCACGACGACGTACCACGTGACGTTCGTGGTGGACGCCGAGTTCGGCACGCCGGGCGCCGTGGTCGTCAAGAACGGCAACCGTAATGaccacttcttcctccgccaCGTGCAGctggagctcgccgccgaccgcaGCCTCCACTTCGAGTGCAACTCCTGGGTCTACCCCTACAAGAAGTCCAACTCCGACCGCCTCTTCTTCATCAACACGGTCAGAACCCATTCACCCATTTGGCCTCTTGGGGTAAATCGTCGATCAGCCTGTGGAACTGATTTGGGTGAAATTTTTGCTGCTCCGTAGAGTTATTTGCCGGCCAAGACGCCGGAGGCGCTGGTGCTGCTGAGGGACGAGGAGCTGAGGAGCCTGCGAGGGAACGGCAGGGGCGAGAGGAAGGACTGGGAGCGCATCTACGACTATGACTGCTACAACGACCTTGGCAACCCCGACAAACCGGACCACGTCCGGCCCGTCATCGGCGGCACTCGGACACACCCTTACCCGCGCCGATGCCGGACTGGCCGTCCTCTCAGCAAGACCGGtaagcagagcagagcagagtaCTCTCTTCTTGCAGCTAATTTGCCTGAATTTTCTGAAACCTTTCAATTGGTTCAACGGGGACGAACTGAAGATGAGGTGACGGAGACGCGGAAGCACATGATCAACCTGGACTTCTACATCCCGCCGGACGAGCGGTTCAGCCCGGGGAAGCTGGCGGAGGTGCTGACGCTGGCGGTGCAGGCGGTGACGCACTTCGTGGTGCCGGAGGTGAGGACGCTGGTCCATGGGAACGACTTCAGGTCCATGGAGCAGCTCAGGAACGACCTGTACAGCAAGCCCGCGCAGCCGGCCGTGGACGGCGAGGTCTTGGAGCAGCTCAAGTCCTCCGTGCCCTCACACAAGACCTACAAGAAGGTGGCCAAGGCCGTCAAGGAGAACCCCGTCAAGTTCCCCACCCCACAAGTCATCCAGCGTCAGTCACTCACCACCCACAGCTTAACTTTCTTCTAGCAATCGTGGATTACTCATTTGTTCAATCCAATTAAAAATCAATGTTTGATCTTGGATGACCGATGATGCAGATGACCATGAGGCGTGGAGGACCGATGAGGAATTCGCCAGGGAAATGCTTGCTGGGCTCAACCCTGTTACTATCAAGAGATTACAGGTACAGTATAAAAACTCCATCCTTTTTCCTTGACTGAAAACTTGTAACTATCAGTTAAGTACCACATGCCTAGAATTGAAGCCTGGAATCACCTGTTGTATTCTCAGGAGTTTCCACCGGTTAGCAGCGGAGGGAAGAAGAGCTCCATAACCGCCGCGCATATCGAGAGCCAGCTTGAAGATGTAACCATTGAAATGGTACAATACAATATATTTCTCTGTATAATCAACCAATCCAAGTTTCATCTGCTAGATGAATCAAATATGCACCCTTAATTAGATGCGCATTGCTATGTACATATGCAGGCAATGCTTCAGAACAGGCTGTACATCCTGGATCACCATGACTACCTGATCCCGTACCTGAGGCGCATAAACACGCTGGGGGTGTGCATCTACGCGTCTCGCACGCTGCTGTTCCTCAAGGGCGACGGTACCCTGAAGCCGGTCGTGATCGAGCTGAGCCTGCCCAGCGGCACCGAGGGCGACGGCGAGATCAGCAGGATCTTCCTCCCTGCGGGCCATGCAACGGCCGACGCTCACCTGTGGAACCTCGCCAAGGCACATGTCTCCGTCAACGATTCAGGGTACCATCAGCTCATTAGTCACTGGTGAGAAAGAATTCCCCAtttggatgcatggttcaGTTCCGGATTACTAAAGCAGAAAAGAGATTAACTGACATCCATGGATCGACCGGCAGGCTGTTCACCCACGCGACGGTGGAGCCGTTCATCATCTCGACGAAGAGGCAGCTGAGCGCGATGCACCCAATCCACAAGCTCCTGGAGCCGCACCTGAAGGGCACGATGCAGATCAACACCTTGGCGAGGAGCATTCTCCTCAACGCCGGGGGTATCCTTGAGAGGACCTTGTACCCGGGAAAGTACGCCATGGAGATGTCCTCCGACATCTATGGCCACTGGAGGTTTACCGAGCAGTCCCTGCCAAATGATCTCATCAAGAGGTATAATACCCAAAATCATTTCCATCTTATATTCAGGAATCAGGAGTAATCTATTTAATTACTCGTCCTCATCGATGATGACCCAAAAGGGGGATGGCCACCAAGGACCCTGGGATGCCCGGTGGCCTGTCTCTGCACATCGAGGACTACCCATACGCCGTGGACGGCCTGGAGGTGTGGCGGGCCATCGAAGGGTGGGTGCGCAGCTACTGCGCGCACTTCTACCACCGCGACGAGGAGGTCGCCGGGGACGCGGAGCTGCAGGCGTGGTGGGACGACGTGCGCTCCGTGGGGCACGGCGACCGGCAGGGCGACCCGGCGTGCTGGCTGGAGCTGCATTCCGTCGAACACCTTGCGGACACGCTGTCGACGCTCATCTGGATCGCCTCCGCGCTGCACGCCGCCGTCAACTTCGGTCAGTACGGGTACGCGGGGTTCCCGCCGAACCGGCCCACCCGGTGCCGCCGGTTCGTGCCGCTCCCCGGGTCGGCGGAGATGACGCAGCTGCAGGCCGACCCGGAGAAGTTCTTCCTGCAGATGGTGCCCGACAGGTTCACGGCCACGCTGGGGCTGGCGCTCATCGAGGTGCTGTCGATCCACACCTCCGACGAGGTGTACCTCGGGCAGAGGGAGACGGCGACGTGGACGGACGACGGCCaggtgctgcagctgctggaccggttccgggaggagctccggcgggtGGAGAAGCGGGTGGCGGAGAGGAACAAGGACCCGCGGCTGAGGAACCGGATGGGTCCCGTCAAGGTGCCCTACACGCTGCTCTTCCCGGACGTCGTCGCCCAGGAGAAGGGGCTCACCGGGAAAGGGATCCCAAATAGCGTCTCCATATGACCCGTCGTGTATATCCTCATCGTCCATCGATCGACGGCACTGTATATCCCCGTGTGTTTAACTGCTTTTGATTGGGATTTGGACgtgtttttcccttttttttttctagtacGTCAAAACTACTTGTAAAGATTCAATTTGGTGGTGAGTACATTCCTCGTTCTCTTCCTCATATTCATTcatacttctttttttgcgagaatcATTCATAAGATACAAATACATGTACAGCAATTGCTAAAATCACAAATAAACAAATGCATGGAGGGGACTAGAACTGAATTGGGagtatgcatttttttttgagcaaaaATTGGGAGTATACATGAAAGTAAAAAGTTTCTTCGGTCACATATCGTTCCCTGGGCTGTTCACATCAGCGTTGCGGCCTTTTTAGAGCGGTACATATATGTGCTATTGagtcagattttttttttgagaggacaCTATTGAGTCAGATGGATCAGCTTGTACGAGCATGCTCCTAATACCTGGCCCATCAAGGCCCAGGTTTGCAGGGTGCGCCGCTAGCTGGGCCTAGGCGTCGCAAACACTTTTCGCCCACGTCGGAGCCTCCCTCCTattcgaaaacaaaataaaaaatcaacaCTACGGCAGTACTTGACCCGGCGTGAGGTTTGGGCGCCATTTTTGTGGTCCGAAAGTCCAAAATAGGGGAAAATAATCCATCCGTGGATGGACACCACCtacccctcttcctcctcccatgATTGTTGATGGCCACCACGtgtccttttccttttccttcccCGTGATTGTTAGTTGTGGTtgcagggaaaaaaaatcgccGTCGGATCCACCCTCGCTGCTCACGTGGCGGCCATCTACGAAAGGGCGCAGGGAGGCTTGGATGAGCCCGGTGCTCACCCAATTATTTTCCAAAATAGGCCGGACTAGCTTCGGCTGGCGTGCGCTCGGTATTCCACGCTAAACGTGGGATTGTGGTATAAGGGCATTCCCAATGCATGGTACTATCTTATAGTGTATGTTATGCATTAAATACAAGTTTACATACAACTCCTTTAATGCTTTGTATCTTAGTTTTGTATCTAAACATGCTCtcatttattatttttgtgagAGAGCAATTATGAGTTTTCTTGGGTTAACGCTAAGGGTTTTATCTAGATTAAGATACCATAcatctctctttcttcattaaaTAGGTTGCCACATCAGATTTTTGCTTAGGTGGCACGCTTAAGATACGATACATCTTGGAGCATTGGGAGCGTCGTAATGGCTCATGGTATCCAGGATACCTCCATTTTCCCATCCGACGGCCAACCTGGGCCAGTCCATATTAGTACAATACCCACTCTATACCATATAGTCCGGTATTCCCGCGAGCCCACTGACAAAGACTGTTGCTTTTTCGGTCCTGGTCCGGCCTGCTCAAACATGGTTTCCCCTCCGGagcttagtttttttttatgtttcgAATTTGTCGCAGCCTAGGTTCTCGTTACCTTTTTCAAACCGGTACAGGATATCCCAGGTGGGCCGGAACAAATTGTTGGGGCATAGGCTATGGAACGTCGTGTCAGGAAGATCGCCTCACGACTTCAACGACAAAGATCATACCTTGGACAATGTCCAAGGAAGTGTGAGGAAAGGGGTAACGACACGTAAACAATTAGCTAACTTTTGTGAACATCAtgcttttgtttcttgtgttgAGCCCCAAAAGGTACAAGAAGCGCAACAAAATATGGTCATTGGTGGAAAGAccaatgccatgcatgaagaattgAATAACTTCGAGCGCAACAAAGTATGGTCATTGGTGGAAAGACCAAAAGattgcaaaaatgtcattGGGACTAAATGGATATTCAGGAACAAGCAAGATGTCCTTGGAAAAGTGACAAGGAACAAGGCAAGATTGGTGGCTCAAGGTTTCTCCCAACTCGAGGGTATTGACTACGGTGAAACAGCACATGGGGCAACTCCCCTGGTGTCGTGGCACGGAGccccggcaccggggatgccgggCGAGccccggcaccggggatgccgggCACCCCTTTTTTtagttcggtggagggcggtggggatcgctccgacgatcgccggcatggccAAGACACGAAATGTGACGCTGaggagtttacccaggttcgggccacccggaggtttAATACCATACGTCTTGCTTTTGTGTTAGGATTTCACTGATTTAGGTGTGTTTATAGGTTGCCGGGGTGGCTCCCCGGCTAGCTTCTTGTAGCGCTAAGAGCCTTCCGACTCGGCCTATCTTAGTACTGTTGTCTAAATGTTCAACTAAATCAAGAGCCAACCTAGTTGGAAAAGGAAGAACCCCTGAACGGTGGCATTGGTTATctttttatacacaagggaaCACCACAGGTGTCATGGCTCACAGAGCGACACGCTAGCTAGGCACGTGTCGGGGTAACCAGCGAGGTGGCTCAGGCGAGCCATGATGTGCTTCATGCAGCTATCGATCTACTATTTACCGAGGGTGAACGTGTCGTAGTTTCACCGCTGTAGCCTTGCTGTGCAAGACTAGACAGGCCGCTCTAgccctgtcggagcatttaatgcctCTTCTTTTACTGTGCCTTCTTTTCCCAAGTGTCCAGCCGAGCGGGGGCTTGCCGGTAAGCCCCCTGGTTGCCGG includes:
- the LOC100827591 gene encoding linoleate 9S-lipoxygenase 2, whose amino-acid sequence is MQMPFCPKLWDRSPTPPENSIAIDGTVVVTNNFGLSAPGKSTTLRLFSGTQIDHQTRKGKLSGEAALRGGKKSKHGKTSTTTYHVTFVVDAEFGTPGAVVVKNGNRNDHFFLRHVQLELAADRSLHFECNSWVYPYKKSNSDRLFFINTSYLPAKTPEALVLLRDEELRSLRGNGRGERKDWERIYDYDCYNDLGNPDKPDHVRPVIGGTRTHPYPRRCRTGRPLSKTDEVTETRKHMINLDFYIPPDERFSPGKLAEVLTLAVQAVTHFVVPEVRTLVHGNDFRSMEQLRNDLYSKPAQPAVDGEVLEQLKSSVPSHKTYKKVAKAVKENPVKFPTPQVIQHDHEAWRTDEEFAREMLAGLNPVTIKRLQEFPPVSSGGKKSSITAAHIESQLEDVTIEMAMLQNRLYILDHHDYLIPYLRRINTLGVCIYASRTLLFLKGDGTLKPVVIELSLPSGTEGDGEISRIFLPAGHATADAHLWNLAKAHVSVNDSGYHQLISHWLFTHATVEPFIISTKRQLSAMHPIHKLLEPHLKGTMQINTLARSILLNAGGILERTLYPGKYAMEMSSDIYGHWRFTEQSLPNDLIKRGMATKDPGMPGGLSLHIEDYPYAVDGLEVWRAIEGWVRSYCAHFYHRDEEVAGDAELQAWWDDVRSVGHGDRQGDPACWLELHSVEHLADTLSTLIWIASALHAAVNFGQYGYAGFPPNRPTRCRRFVPLPGSAEMTQLQADPEKFFLQMVPDRFTATLGLALIEVLSIHTSDEVYLGQRETATWTDDGQVLQLLDRFREELRRVEKRVAERNKDPRLRNRMGPVKVPYTLLFPDVVAQEKGLTGKGIPNSVSI